The Kitasatospora paranensis genome has a window encoding:
- a CDS encoding polyphosphate kinase 2 family protein has protein sequence MVDKQARRIAEFIEPLRVEPGSHVDLAKDFDPRYKARVKKRDGAELLRTGVGLLAEYQAKLAAQDSYGVLFCLQAIDAGGKDGTIRHVMSGVNPQGVHVSSFKVPSAEELDHDYLWRYAQRLPARGDIAIFNRSHYEEVLVVRVHPENLDRQRLPEEAKGRDVWTHRYRAINDWERYLCENGFKVVKIFLNLSEEEQRTRFLKRIDLPEKNWKFSAADVRERERWDDYQRAFSEMLSATSTPWAPWYVVPADRKWFARICAAAVLVHTLMEIDPRYPTVGKKARKELRAVRRQLEDEAPAGAARDPYAAEHRPGRGKERP, from the coding sequence ATGGTGGACAAGCAGGCCCGACGGATCGCTGAGTTCATCGAGCCGCTGCGTGTGGAGCCCGGCTCGCACGTGGATCTCGCGAAGGACTTCGACCCCCGCTACAAGGCCCGGGTGAAGAAGCGTGACGGCGCGGAGCTGCTGCGCACCGGCGTCGGCCTGCTCGCCGAGTACCAGGCGAAGCTGGCCGCCCAGGACAGCTACGGCGTCCTGTTCTGCCTCCAGGCGATCGACGCGGGCGGGAAGGACGGGACGATCCGCCACGTCATGAGCGGGGTCAACCCGCAGGGCGTCCACGTCAGCAGCTTCAAGGTGCCCTCCGCCGAGGAGCTCGACCACGACTACCTGTGGCGCTATGCGCAGCGCCTGCCGGCCCGCGGGGACATCGCGATCTTCAACCGGTCGCACTACGAGGAGGTGCTCGTGGTGCGGGTGCATCCCGAGAACCTCGACCGGCAGCGGCTGCCGGAGGAGGCGAAGGGCCGGGACGTCTGGACGCACCGCTACCGGGCGATCAACGACTGGGAGCGCTACCTCTGCGAGAACGGGTTCAAGGTCGTGAAGATCTTCCTGAACCTCTCCGAGGAGGAGCAGCGCACCCGCTTCCTGAAGCGCATCGACCTGCCGGAGAAGAACTGGAAGTTCTCGGCGGCGGACGTCCGCGAGCGCGAGCGCTGGGACGACTACCAGCGCGCCTTCTCCGAGATGCTCTCGGCCACCAGCACGCCGTGGGCGCCGTGGTACGTCGTGCCGGCCGACCGGAAGTGGTTCGCGCGGATCTGCGCCGCGGCCGTCCTCGTGCACACGCTGATGGAGATCGACCCCCGGTACCCGACCGTCGGCAAGAAGGCCCGCAAGGAGTTGCGGGCTGTCCGGCGACAGCTGGAGGACGAGGCGCCCGCGGGCGCGGCGCGCGACCCCTACGCGGCCGAGCACCGGCCCGGACGCGGGAAGGAACGGCCGTGA
- a CDS encoding HAD-IC family P-type ATPase, which yields MSAGPGARPWYATPPEEVAAQLGVDPEVGLSAARAADLLAAHGPNALPEEKTEPGWLRFLDQYRSYMQIILVASAVVALAIKEWSTAILLIVLTLFNAVVGLRQEGKAESAMNALRSMMKTTARVRRNGVESEIPAEQLVVGDVVLITAGDTVPADGRIVRASALQIDESALTGESVPAAKEAGTLTGDRLGPGEQSTMAFMNTPVTHGSGLLVVTGTGAGTELGKISGMLSATEKEQTPLTRELNTLTLWIAAAAGATMVVMFVLGRSRGQAWDALFVSAVSLAIAAIPEALPTVTQVILSVGSLNLAKRNAIVKELPSVETLGFTSAINSDKTGTLTMNQMTVVEVLSPTDRYTVSGSGYGLEGRVHHAAGSSPGIEDAILPYLIASDAKLVDGTVVGDPTEGRCSSSATRRVWTSTPPGSATRGSPRCRSTPSTS from the coding sequence GTGAGCGCGGGCCCCGGCGCACGACCCTGGTACGCGACGCCGCCGGAGGAGGTCGCGGCGCAGCTCGGCGTGGACCCGGAGGTGGGGCTCTCCGCCGCCCGGGCGGCGGACCTGCTCGCCGCGCACGGCCCGAACGCGCTGCCCGAGGAGAAGACCGAGCCGGGCTGGCTGCGCTTCCTCGACCAGTACCGCAGCTACATGCAGATCATCCTGGTCGCCTCCGCGGTGGTCGCGCTGGCGATCAAGGAGTGGAGCACCGCGATCCTGCTGATCGTCCTGACGCTGTTCAACGCGGTCGTCGGCCTGCGGCAGGAGGGCAAGGCCGAGAGCGCGATGAACGCGCTGCGGTCGATGATGAAGACCACGGCCCGGGTCCGGCGGAACGGGGTGGAGTCGGAGATCCCGGCGGAGCAGCTGGTGGTCGGGGATGTCGTGCTCATCACCGCCGGGGACACCGTCCCGGCGGACGGGCGGATCGTCCGGGCGAGCGCGCTGCAGATCGACGAGTCCGCGCTGACCGGCGAGAGCGTGCCGGCGGCGAAGGAGGCGGGCACCCTGACGGGCGACCGGCTCGGCCCGGGCGAGCAGTCCACCATGGCGTTCATGAACACCCCGGTCACCCACGGCAGCGGCCTGCTGGTCGTCACCGGGACGGGCGCCGGGACGGAACTGGGCAAGATCTCCGGGATGCTCTCGGCGACGGAGAAGGAGCAGACCCCGCTCACCCGCGAGCTGAACACGCTGACGCTGTGGATCGCGGCGGCAGCCGGCGCCACCATGGTGGTGATGTTCGTCCTCGGCCGCAGCCGCGGCCAGGCCTGGGACGCGCTCTTCGTCAGCGCCGTCTCGCTGGCCATCGCGGCCATCCCGGAGGCCCTGCCCACCGTCACCCAGGTGATCCTCTCGGTCGGCAGCCTCAACCTCGCCAAGCGCAACGCCATCGTCAAGGAACTGCCGTCCGTGGAGACCCTGGGCTTCACCTCGGCGATCAACTCGGACAAGACCGGCACCCTGACGATGAACCAGATGACCGTCGTCGAGGTCCTCAGTCCGACCGACCGCTACACCGTCTCCGGCAGCGGCTACGGCCTGGAGGGCCGGGTCCACCACGCCGCCGGCTCCTCCCCGGGCATTGAGGACGCCATCCTGCCGTACCTGATCGCCAGCGACGCCAAGCTGGTGGACGGCACGGTGGTCGGCGACCCGACCGAGGGGCGCTGCTCGTCCTCGGCCACAAGGCGGGTCTGGACATCGACGCCACCCGGGAGCGCTACCCGCGGCTCGCCACGCTGCCGTTCGACCCCGAGTACAAGCTGA